A DNA window from Allokutzneria albata contains the following coding sequences:
- a CDS encoding AraC family transcriptional regulator: MTHLNSPPTFWRCEPSWSWHSRPLGDHLLWCVLDGRGHMSLGDRCSELEPGFCAVFRPGDAPIAGHNPGRRLLVFGMHFDTAEDIATDPRWVQLGDLSLLTSLARLADRSHQRGDALGTRQTLLCLEQLVALVHAELTAPPREKVDRVLDEITETIRQDPRRRWSVTELAARAALSRAQFTRRFIAHTGLTPTRFQINARIERAHHLLSETGMSVTQVASALGYADLAYFSRQYRQHTGHPPTWCAGTSGVHEPPPTGPAPCAAPE, from the coding sequence ATGACGCATCTGAACTCGCCGCCCACCTTCTGGCGCTGCGAGCCGTCCTGGTCGTGGCACTCACGCCCGCTCGGCGACCACCTGCTGTGGTGCGTGCTCGACGGCCGGGGGCACATGAGCCTCGGCGATCGGTGCAGCGAGCTGGAGCCGGGCTTCTGCGCGGTTTTCCGGCCCGGCGACGCGCCGATCGCCGGGCACAACCCCGGGCGCCGGTTGCTCGTCTTCGGCATGCACTTCGACACTGCGGAGGACATCGCCACCGATCCGCGGTGGGTGCAGCTGGGCGACCTGTCCCTGCTCACCTCGCTGGCCCGGCTCGCTGACCGCAGTCACCAGCGCGGCGACGCGCTCGGCACGCGACAGACCTTGCTGTGCTTGGAACAACTCGTCGCGCTGGTGCACGCCGAGCTGACCGCGCCGCCGCGCGAGAAGGTGGACCGCGTGCTCGACGAGATCACCGAGACCATCCGGCAGGACCCGCGCAGGCGGTGGTCGGTGACCGAACTCGCCGCGCGGGCCGCCCTTTCCCGGGCCCAGTTCACCCGCAGGTTCATCGCGCACACCGGGCTCACGCCGACCCGCTTCCAGATCAACGCCAGGATCGAGCGCGCGCACCACCTGCTGAGCGAGACCGGGATGTCAGTGACGCAGGTCGCCAGCGCGCTGGGCTACGCCGACCTCGCCTACTTCAGCCGCCAGTACCGGCAGCACACCGGGCACCCGCCTACGTGGTGTGCGGGAACGAGTGGTGTTCATGAGCCACCACCCACCGGTCCTGCTCCTTGCGCAGCCCCAGAGTGA
- a CDS encoding PaaI family thioesterase, whose product MSESTPSCNHLEEPAVHKALLDLWASATGLELMQALAEQETSPPSQYGQVGLRVSRAAHGLVEMEWTPGETLANVVGTVHGGYTAMVLDEACCSAGVSTGERCYPVSTLNLAVDYVRAVRPGETYAVVAEVVHSGRARLLANASVRDGEGNLVAQAHAALLPSKAQLKAATEGTTTP is encoded by the coding sequence ATGAGCGAGTCCACCCCGTCATGCAACCACTTGGAGGAGCCCGCCGTGCACAAGGCGCTACTGGACCTGTGGGCGTCAGCGACCGGCTTGGAGCTGATGCAGGCGTTGGCCGAGCAGGAGACATCGCCCCCGAGCCAGTACGGGCAGGTCGGCCTCCGCGTCTCGCGGGCAGCCCACGGCCTGGTCGAGATGGAGTGGACGCCGGGCGAGACGCTGGCCAACGTCGTCGGAACCGTGCACGGCGGCTACACCGCCATGGTCCTGGACGAGGCCTGTTGCAGTGCCGGGGTCAGCACCGGCGAGCGCTGCTACCCGGTGAGCACGCTGAACCTGGCGGTGGACTACGTGCGCGCGGTGCGGCCCGGCGAGACGTACGCGGTCGTGGCCGAGGTCGTGCACAGCGGACGAGCGCGTCTGCTCGCCAACGCCAGCGTCCGCGACGGCGAGGGCAACCTCGTCGCCCAGGCCCACGCGGCGCTCCTGCCCAGCAAGGCTCAGCTCAAGGCCGCGACGGAGGGCACGACCACCCCGTAG
- a CDS encoding tRNA(His) guanylyltransferase Thg1 family protein, with protein sequence MHRGEFEAGQRAREWFHELTVPPGVWTVVRVDGRGFSRFTEQHFDKPFDAAFSGLMVETARAMLTEFDARYVYTESDEISVVLQSEHGLFGRGVEKIVSITAGVASAAFTHAAGRPAHFDSRVWIGAGVGDVIDYVSWRQADATRCALNGWCYWTLRKTGASRREAAQRLHGTSVADKNELLFQHGINFNEVPAWQRRGIGLWWEDVSRSGHDPVRGVDVNTTRRQVHVERDLPMKDDYRALVEELITRGRA encoded by the coding sequence ATGCACCGGGGTGAGTTCGAAGCCGGGCAACGCGCGCGGGAGTGGTTCCACGAGTTGACGGTGCCGCCCGGTGTGTGGACGGTCGTCCGGGTGGACGGCCGCGGGTTCTCACGCTTCACCGAACAGCACTTCGACAAGCCGTTCGACGCCGCCTTCTCCGGGCTCATGGTGGAGACCGCGCGAGCCATGCTGACGGAGTTCGACGCCCGCTACGTCTACACCGAGAGCGACGAGATCTCCGTTGTGCTCCAATCGGAACACGGCCTCTTCGGACGCGGCGTCGAGAAGATCGTGTCGATCACCGCAGGCGTCGCTTCGGCCGCGTTCACCCACGCCGCGGGCAGACCCGCGCACTTCGACAGCCGGGTGTGGATCGGCGCGGGCGTCGGCGATGTGATCGACTACGTCTCCTGGCGCCAGGCGGATGCCACGCGGTGCGCGCTGAACGGCTGGTGCTACTGGACACTCCGCAAGACGGGCGCGTCCCGGCGGGAGGCCGCGCAGCGCCTGCACGGAACGTCCGTGGCGGACAAGAATGAACTCCTGTTCCAGCACGGGATCAACTTCAACGAGGTGCCCGCGTGGCAACGCCGTGGCATCGGCCTGTGGTGGGAGGACGTCAGCCGCTCCGGTCACGATCCCGTGCGCGGCGTCGACGTCAACACGACCCGGCGGCAGGTGCACGTCGAACGCGACTTGCCCATGAAGGACGACTACCGCGCCCTGGTGGAGGAGCTGATCACTCGTGGGCGCGCGTGA
- a CDS encoding GlxA family transcriptional regulator, whose protein sequence is MSRVEPLVVIVLFDGVDLLDVTGPPEVFSLLRRELGGAPGYRVVLAAETVDPVTTSAGVRVLPDATFDEVATRKIDTLLVPGSVDVDEKRRVRAVTDPAVVDRVRVLAGRTRRIASVCVGAHVLAAAGLLDGRRATTHWSTARQLATEHPSIDVDPDPIFIREGDVWTGAGISACLDLSLALVAEDFGEAVALGVARQLVMYLKRPSGQSQFSIPLEPVSTTRRVEDLRHHITRNIAEPLTVADLAMHAHVSERQLTRIFKTELGTTPAAYLEAARVEAARNRLESTEDALERVASACGFNTIDTLIRAFRRQLGMTPTEYRKRFRA, encoded by the coding sequence GTGAGCCGCGTCGAACCGCTCGTCGTCATAGTCCTGTTCGACGGCGTCGACCTGCTCGACGTCACCGGGCCGCCGGAGGTGTTCTCCTTGTTGCGCAGGGAGTTGGGCGGGGCGCCGGGCTACCGCGTCGTGCTGGCCGCCGAGACCGTGGACCCGGTGACGACCTCCGCCGGGGTCCGAGTCCTGCCCGACGCCACCTTCGACGAGGTGGCCACGCGGAAGATCGACACGCTGCTCGTGCCCGGCTCGGTCGACGTCGACGAGAAGCGCCGCGTGCGCGCGGTCACCGATCCCGCCGTGGTCGACCGGGTGCGGGTGCTCGCGGGCCGGACGCGGCGGATCGCCTCCGTCTGCGTGGGCGCGCACGTCCTCGCGGCCGCCGGGCTGCTGGACGGCAGGCGGGCCACCACCCACTGGTCCACCGCGCGGCAGCTCGCCACCGAGCACCCGTCGATCGACGTCGACCCCGACCCGATCTTCATCCGCGAAGGCGACGTGTGGACCGGCGCGGGCATCAGCGCGTGCCTGGACCTGTCGCTCGCGCTCGTGGCCGAGGACTTCGGCGAGGCCGTCGCGCTCGGCGTGGCCCGGCAGCTGGTGATGTACCTGAAGCGGCCGAGCGGGCAGAGCCAGTTCAGCATCCCGCTCGAACCCGTCTCGACGACGCGGCGCGTGGAGGATCTCCGCCACCACATCACGCGCAACATCGCCGAACCGCTCACCGTCGCGGACCTCGCCATGCACGCGCACGTCAGCGAACGGCAGCTCACCCGGATCTTCAAGACCGAACTCGGCACGACGCCCGCCGCCTACCTCGAAGCGGCGCGCGTCGAGGCCGCGCGCAACCGGCTTGAGTCCACAGAGGACGCTCTCGAACGCGTCGCGTCAGCGTGTGGTTTCAACACGATCGACACGCTCATCCGCGCGTTCCGACGACAGCTCGGGATGACGCCGACGGAGTACCGCAAGCGGTTCCGGGCTTAG
- the mmuM gene encoding homocysteine S-methyltransferase has translation MDSLIEALKRRPVVLDGGLSNELAAAGHDLSDELWSARLLHDDPGAITSAHLAYFRAGAEVVITASYQATVEGFAARGHDRDEAEALLKRSVALARAAASEVDGPRWVAASVGPYGAMLADGSEYRGRYGLTVDELERFHRPRMEVLAEERPDVLALETIPDIDEAEALLRIADDIGVPAWLTYSVSGTATNAGQPLEEAFALMAGSRAVIATGVNCCEPADVAAAVEIAARGSGKPVVAYPNGGGEWDGEANIWRGDPAFDVARVAQWVEAGARLIGGCCRVGPAEIARLASVLPR, from the coding sequence GTGGACTCGCTCATCGAAGCACTGAAGCGTCGTCCGGTGGTGCTCGACGGGGGCCTCTCGAACGAGCTGGCCGCCGCCGGGCACGACCTGTCGGACGAGCTGTGGTCGGCCCGGCTGCTGCACGACGACCCGGGCGCGATCACCTCCGCGCACCTGGCGTACTTCCGCGCCGGGGCGGAGGTCGTGATCACCGCCAGCTACCAGGCCACCGTCGAGGGTTTCGCCGCGCGCGGGCACGACAGGGACGAAGCGGAGGCGCTGCTGAAGCGGAGCGTCGCACTGGCGAGGGCAGCCGCGTCCGAAGTGGACGGTCCGCGCTGGGTGGCCGCGTCGGTCGGGCCGTACGGGGCGATGCTGGCGGACGGATCGGAGTACCGCGGGCGCTACGGGCTGACCGTCGACGAGCTGGAGCGGTTCCACCGGCCGAGGATGGAGGTCCTGGCGGAGGAGCGCCCCGATGTGTTAGCGCTGGAGACGATCCCCGACATCGACGAGGCGGAGGCCCTGCTGCGGATCGCCGACGACATCGGCGTTCCCGCCTGGCTGACCTACAGCGTCTCCGGCACGGCCACCAACGCCGGACAGCCGCTGGAGGAGGCCTTCGCGCTCATGGCGGGTTCGAGGGCGGTGATCGCGACCGGGGTCAACTGCTGCGAGCCGGCCGATGTGGCCGCAGCAGTGGAGATCGCCGCGCGGGGAAGCGGCAAACCCGTTGTGGCTTATCCGAATGGTGGTGGCGAATGGGATGGCGAGGCCAACATCTGGCGGGGTGATCCCGCCTTCGACGTGGCACGCGTTGCTCAGTGGGTCGAGGCCGGGGCGAGGCTGATCGGTGGGTGCTGCCGCGTCGGGCCCGCCGAGATCGCCCGGTTGGCCTCGGTGCTGCCGAGGTGA
- a CDS encoding isochorismatase family protein, translating into MPTTTLRELNGLDQTPASLAAATVVLVDYQNTYTRGVMELTGWEPALDAAAELLAAARKAGAKVVHVIHDSGEGTAYDIRADIGRIHPRVAPVEGEHVVVKAFPDSFRDTELGEHVDAAGNDDVVIAGFMTHMCVAATAAGAFLRGNKATVVADACASRPLRTAVSEVPAEQVHHGALAMITDLYGVVVPSVAALS; encoded by the coding sequence ATGCCTACGACGACCCTGCGCGAGCTGAACGGTCTCGACCAGACCCCGGCCTCCCTGGCCGCGGCGACCGTGGTCCTGGTCGACTACCAGAACACCTACACCCGCGGTGTGATGGAGCTGACCGGATGGGAGCCCGCGTTGGACGCGGCGGCGGAACTGCTTGCCGCGGCGAGGAAAGCCGGCGCGAAGGTCGTCCACGTCATCCACGACAGCGGTGAGGGCACTGCCTACGACATCCGAGCCGACATCGGCCGTATCCACCCGCGCGTGGCGCCGGTCGAGGGCGAACACGTCGTCGTCAAAGCGTTCCCCGACTCGTTCAGGGACACCGAGCTGGGCGAGCACGTCGACGCCGCCGGCAACGACGACGTCGTCATCGCCGGGTTCATGACCCACATGTGCGTGGCCGCCACCGCCGCGGGCGCTTTCCTGCGCGGCAACAAGGCGACGGTGGTCGCCGACGCCTGCGCGAGCCGGCCGCTGCGCACGGCCGTGTCCGAGGTGCCCGCCGAGCAGGTCCACCACGGGGCGCTGGCGATGATCACCGACCTCTACGGGGTGGTCGTGCCCTCCGTCGCGGCCTTGAGCTGA
- a CDS encoding phytanoyl-CoA dioxygenase family protein produces MSESFKLAFNREGYAVARGVFGHDEVERLREHYMTLRKRRSYSDDVVGVQAGERDPLRRYPRMAQMHRWDDESLRWLLDPRLRGLLVALLGAEPYAVQTMLYFKPPGSRGQALHQDNFYLRAEPGTCVAAWMALERADVGNGCMLVVPGSHRWPILCTEKADTTQSFTDVTVPLPVGPDAVPVEMDAGDVLFFNGSLVHGSAPNTTEDRFRRALIGHYVEGEARTVAAYYHPALRMDGAPLQLDVSEGGGPCGEWTDLGSIALTGEHALTRAHE; encoded by the coding sequence ATGAGCGAATCATTCAAGCTGGCGTTCAACCGGGAAGGGTATGCCGTCGCGCGTGGCGTGTTCGGGCACGACGAGGTGGAGCGGTTGCGCGAGCACTACATGACGCTCAGGAAGCGGCGCTCCTACTCCGATGACGTCGTCGGTGTCCAGGCGGGCGAACGCGATCCGCTGCGCCGCTACCCGCGGATGGCGCAGATGCACCGCTGGGACGACGAGAGCCTGCGCTGGTTGCTCGACCCGCGCCTGCGCGGCCTGCTGGTCGCCCTGCTCGGCGCGGAGCCGTACGCGGTGCAGACGATGCTCTACTTCAAGCCGCCCGGCTCACGCGGACAGGCCCTGCACCAGGACAACTTCTACCTGCGGGCCGAGCCGGGGACCTGCGTCGCGGCGTGGATGGCGTTGGAGCGCGCCGACGTCGGCAACGGCTGCATGCTCGTCGTGCCCGGCAGCCACCGGTGGCCGATCCTGTGCACCGAGAAGGCTGACACGACGCAGAGCTTCACCGACGTCACCGTGCCGCTGCCGGTGGGCCCGGACGCCGTTCCGGTGGAGATGGACGCCGGGGATGTGTTGTTCTTCAACGGTTCCCTCGTTCACGGCAGTGCGCCCAACACCACCGAGGACCGCTTCCGGCGCGCGCTGATCGGGCACTACGTCGAGGGCGAGGCGCGCACGGTCGCCGCCTACTACCACCCCGCTCTGCGCATGGACGGCGCGCCGCTCCAGCTGGACGTGAGCGAAGGCGGCGGGCCGTGCGGGGAGTGGACCGACCTCGGCTCGATCGCGCTCACCGGCGAGCACGCCCTCACGCGCGCCCACGAGTGA
- a CDS encoding AAA family ATPase: protein MTEVAILIGLQASGKTSFYRAVLAATHEHVSKDAFPNARRRQARQLRLIGEALDAGRDVVVDNTNPSSEEWQPIMTVARARGARVVGYWFPPDPVASLERNALRDTKTRVPDVGLYATLKRLRRPRAEDGFDELLTVRFDGRGGFHVESFEERRCTGVSSKPGNARGSGSTS from the coding sequence GTGACCGAGGTCGCGATCCTCATAGGACTCCAAGCCTCCGGTAAGACGAGCTTCTACCGCGCTGTCCTGGCCGCCACGCACGAGCACGTCAGCAAGGACGCCTTCCCGAACGCACGCCGTCGCCAGGCACGGCAGCTGCGGTTGATCGGCGAAGCGCTCGATGCCGGACGCGATGTCGTGGTCGACAACACCAATCCCTCCTCGGAGGAGTGGCAGCCGATCATGACGGTGGCTCGGGCGCGCGGGGCGCGGGTCGTCGGCTACTGGTTCCCGCCGGATCCCGTCGCGTCACTGGAGCGCAACGCCCTCAGGGACACCAAAACCCGCGTGCCCGACGTGGGGCTGTATGCCACGCTGAAGCGCCTGCGGCGTCCGCGGGCGGAGGACGGGTTCGACGAACTTCTCACCGTGCGGTTCGACGGCCGGGGCGGGTTCCACGTTGAGAGCTTCGAGGAGAGACGATGCACCGGGGTGAGTTCGAAGCCGGGCAACGCGCGCGGGAGTGGTTCCACGAGTTGA